In Burkholderia gladioli, a genomic segment contains:
- a CDS encoding bile acid:sodium symporter family protein yields the protein MARPRFLPDNFTLALVGTVVLASLLPARGEFAVGANWATDIAIGLLFFLHGAKLSREAVIAGATHWRLHIVVLLSTFALFPLLGLALKPLLTPLVTPALYTGVLFLCTLPSTVQSSIAFTSIAKGNVPAAVCAASASSLLGIFITPALVGVMLSASASSGASGWSTVGSIVMQLLVPFLAGQLLRPLIGKWIERNRGVLKFVDQGSILLVVYVAFSEAVNQGLWHQIPPLALGGLLVVCVVLLALALGVTALVGKRLGFNRADCITIIFCGSKKSLASGIPMAKVIFAAHAVGAIVLPLMLFHQIQLMVCAALAQRWGARDLSLDDARDAQGKPALNAGKR from the coding sequence ATGGCCCGACCCCGTTTCCTTCCCGACAATTTCACGCTGGCCCTGGTCGGCACCGTGGTGCTGGCCAGCCTGCTGCCCGCGCGCGGCGAGTTCGCCGTGGGCGCCAACTGGGCCACCGATATCGCGATCGGCCTGCTGTTCTTCCTGCACGGCGCGAAACTCTCGCGCGAGGCCGTGATCGCCGGCGCCACCCACTGGCGCCTGCACATCGTGGTACTGCTGAGCACCTTCGCGCTGTTTCCGCTGCTGGGCCTGGCGCTCAAGCCGCTGCTCACGCCGCTGGTCACGCCGGCGCTCTATACCGGCGTGCTGTTCCTCTGCACCCTGCCGTCCACCGTGCAGTCCTCGATCGCCTTCACCTCGATCGCCAAGGGCAACGTGCCGGCCGCGGTCTGCGCGGCCTCGGCCTCGAGCCTGCTGGGCATCTTCATCACGCCGGCCCTGGTGGGCGTGATGCTGAGCGCGAGCGCCAGCTCGGGCGCCTCGGGCTGGAGCACGGTGGGCAGCATCGTGATGCAGTTGCTGGTGCCCTTCCTGGCCGGCCAGTTGCTGCGCCCGCTGATCGGCAAGTGGATCGAGCGCAACCGCGGCGTGCTGAAGTTCGTCGACCAGGGCTCGATCCTGCTGGTGGTCTACGTGGCCTTCAGCGAGGCCGTCAACCAGGGCCTCTGGCACCAGATCCCGCCGCTCGCGCTGGGCGGCCTGCTGGTGGTCTGCGTGGTGCTGCTGGCGCTGGCGCTGGGCGTGACGGCCCTGGTGGGCAAGCGGCTCGGCTTCAATCGCGCGGACTGCATCACCATCATCTTCTGCGGCTCGAAGAAGAGCCTCGCCTCCGGCATCCCGATGGCCAAGGTGATCTTCGCCGCGCACGCGGTGGGCGCGATCGTGCTGCCGCTGATGCTGTTCCACCAGATCCAGCTGATGGTCTGCGCCGCGCTCGCGCAGCGCTGGGGCGCCCGCGATCTCAGCCTGGACGATGCCCGCGACGCGCAGGGCAAGCCCGCCCTGAACGCCGGCAAGCGCTGA